TACACTAGAAGTTCAGTGACCACACTTCGAATAGGGAGGGTTGTAATAGTTCAAAAATGTTCCATTTAGAAGAAACGTTCAAAAGACACATTTACCTCAAGTGACGCATTTACCCAGGTTGACcctaaaattaaatattgttaaataGGTTTATTTGTGTCGAGTCAAATAGACATCTAATCATGAACTTAGCAAGTTGAGTTCGGATAGACATATGTTGAATTTAAGTATGTTTTCAGCTGATAAGCAACGGACTGGTACACGAAGTGGATGAATTAGACGGGGGCGGCAACATGTTGGAGGACGAGACGTTCCCCGAGGCGCTGGCGCCGGTCACTCCGCGTGACGAGCCGCCCGCCCGGCCTCCTAGGAGGTAAGACTAACCCCCTACCCAGtgtcacatcatcatcatctcagccataagacgtccactgctgaacataggcctcccccttggacctccattcgtaccggttggaagcgacccgcatccagcgtcttccggcggccttaacaagatcgtccgtccatcttgtgggtggacgtcctacgctgcgcttgctagtccgtggtctccactcgagcacttttcgaccccatcggccatcttcaaTTTTATCGGGATAAGGTGGCCGATGGGGTGTCAcatcagccggcgtattatggatggctttatccacgtgataaaataactgtcactctTAAACACCTTGGCATAGAACAGGtgctccaaaccccggcccgtgacgcgttccaatccgacccgccgacacccaaagtgagtgcccactgtccggcccgcgggagccagacCCAGGGGTTCAGAattcattgagagtggaactgtGCCTAACAACAGCAACCAGACACCCTCCCCCGGCGCAAAAACCGACTATGGCCCGCGtgaaagtttctgaggcgcaatatggccttCGGATACTAAAAAAGTTTGGGTCTccaatatattatataaaatgcCCCTGGTATATATAAaatgacggataccgttttatcacgctgtcacgtagacaaggacgaccatcatatccgtgcaaGAGATACTCAGATACGAACAATTATTTTTTACGTCTGATTTCGTTTTCGACAGCTTATTTTTCAGTATAATTGAACTCtccatataaaaaatacttgtATCACATTGACAGGAGCCCGACGACAAAAACAACCCCGTCCACCACCGCCACCAAACCAAAACCGGCTGCCGCGCCCGCCGCTCCCCCCAGGAGAACCCCCAGTGGAAATGTAAGCATTTACTataattaaggggcccactgattaacagtccgccggacggtatcggcctgtcagttgttcggagctgtcaaatttttgttctaactgacaggccgatatcgtccggcggcctgatagtcagtggtcggcttaaagaatctgtgcggaaagagaagagtcctGGAATgtatgtattgggccccataggTACAGTCCACGACCCGTCTTTTTCCGCACAGAGTCTACAATACATGTATTTGAATACAACGCAGCACATGACACAATAGACTCTGCATAAACTTGGCAGTATTAAGAATGCACATACCCTATGGTATGAAAACTAAGCGTGGTCCGGGTCCGACTCTACTCGTTTTCATCTGCGGCAGTAAGTCGATGAGCAAAACTAAAGTTCCAATAGTCACAATAAACCTTTTCATGGATTGCAATGGTGACTTTGCTTTTGACTGGctgaagtttaaaaataatacgaaaCACGCGTCAATGTCAAGTCAATCAATAACTCAACATCACAAACATCTTTTAAAATGCACAAGTGAAATTAAACAATATTCAAAATATCAATACTGATGTAAAAGTGCTTATAACTTATGGATTATGCACGTCAGTTGACAAACTTCTTTAAAGTTCGTATGATATGGAAACAGTGAACTGCCTAActccatatttttttaaatatttgcctAATTAACACGTTCCCTGTGTGCCTAGGAACCAGAAATTGAGTTCTCACGTGCAACATGTTTTTTGTCAAAAGGTTCATAGCCAGTATGTGCATGCAAATAAAAAAGACCTAGCTCACACGACACGTGTAAATTTTGGCAATGCTTGAAGTTTATATGGGGTCGTGCGTCATTTGTGGTGCATGCACGTATCATCTGTACCCTAAAATGCTACACATATGATGCATGCACAGGGAACGTGTTAAATACCAACGATGTATTTCACGCTTACGTAATTCAAGATTTTGGCTGACCTATCACTGAATGTATGAATGTTATCAAATATATATTGGTGTGTTATTTGTGTCGTCTAGGCATCGGAGAGCAAGACCCAGGGCTCTATGGCAAGCAGAGGTCCAAAAACTGTAAGTAGCAACTAactccttcttcttcctcgcgttatcccggcattttgccacggctcatgggagcctggggtccgcttgacaactagtcccaagaattgacattggcactagtttttacgaaagcgattgccatctgaccttccaacccatagGGGAAACtattaggccttattgggattagtccggtttcctcacgatgttttccttcaccgaaaagcaactgggaAAAATCAaaagatatttcgtacataagttccgaaaaactcattggtacgagcaggggtttgaacccgcgacctccagattgaaagtcgcacgctcttaccgttaggccaccagcgctccttAAGTAGCAACTAACTACCTAAACAAAACGACCCTCTTTCGTTACTTTACGTTAAGtacgataaataaaaatattatattattatacaatttataaatattaggtatattaatacATATCTAAGTAGGCACGCAACTGGAGACCGGAGAGCCGGCAGTTACCTCGCTCATCCATGTAAAAGGATGAGTACTTAGGTCATGCTGAAAAATTCCtgaactggccacttagaaaaaataagtcgtctcatataccagaatccagaaacttacagtatggcccacgtacatACTActcaggcccacttgcaccattccactaacccggggttaactggttaaacctgcagttaccatggttaccaatacaattggacactaggttaacagtttaTCCACTTaagcccgggttagtgggatggtgcaagtggcacttaagGGTTACGCCGTTAAGAacgttcgcaaaattttattgtactttCATAGATCACAGCTGATTGCCTAACTAAACTCTAATTATTCGCTGTAAATCGTAAAATGACACTGTAAATTATGACATTATGAGTTTGaacctatacctatattatattgtttttgttttcagGTAGGCAGTAGTGCGATAAGAAGTACACCGGGGGTAAGCTCTAATTCTACCTTTTAGAGTTAGCTTTCTAAAAATAAGTGATTAAGGTCGATACGGAGTATactccgttttttttagcattagaaagaacttcgcagaagtaagcttgtggttcctaatccgagtaatccggcacttttagcggtaataatttgaagtactacattatatgtattgaccatgctacattgcctgataaaaactgcacgcttgcttctgtggagttctttctaatgctaaataaaacgaactaCATATAGTGTGGTTGCGGAAAAAGTGCAAATGGCTATGGCTATCATACCTGATACATTGTGTTTAGTAGTAAACAGACCCCAATGTGAAGTCCAGACACACATCCTTACTTACTGACTATAAATTAACTACAGCACCTGCCtaatattttaatgaatattAGGTTAAAGctacgaaaagtctgcagcgattttgacagccctcgcagtgcaagtgtcatttatacgtcataatttcatagaagtttgacgtttaaaataacactttcactgcgtgggctatcaaatccgctgcagactattcttggtctgactctagtttaCTTATTTATCGAATGGCATTATTCACTGTGTTTTTAAGTATTAACATGCAAATCATAagcataacttattttttattagttatctggtgttataaaatttaaatcgtcTTTTATTGTGtctgatgtgtgtgtgtgtgtgtgtgtgtgtgtgtgtgtgtgtgcgcgcGCGCGtccgtgcgtgcgtgcgtgtgcgtgtgcgtgtgtgtgtgtgtatgtgtgcgtgtgtgtgcgtgtgtgtgtagTGATATAGGTACTGAAACCGTCAATATTTCCAGAGTTCATCGCAAGTAAAACGCGTGTCAGCGGCGTCGTCGTCCACGGCGGGCGCAGGCGTGCCGTGCAGCGTGTGCGGGCGGCGCTTCGCCGAGGACCGCCTCGCCAAGCACGAAGGCATCTGCCGCAAGGCGCAGACCAAGAAGAGGAAACCTTTTGACGCCCTGAAGCATAGACTCGCGGTAAGTCGCGCCTTGCTAAGCATCAGAACATCTGCCGCAAGTCGCAATCCAAGGTCTTGGCCCCTGGAGTGGCAATCGTCTACGGTAACACTTGTACCATCAGGCGGGCTATACTTTTGTTTGCCCCGCATAAAAAAATTTAGGTTGGAACTTTGTAGTAAATGCATATTGTCATTACTCATTAGGTATAATATGTCATTAATCAAAATAGACAGCTGCCAAATAAACCTTTCATTTTTGTATCGCTATTTAGAACCGAAGAATATTGAAATATACCTAAAGATAATGTATacaaacatacctacctatgaaATAAATAGACGCGATTACCTCCAAAATATTCGAAAGCAAGGAGAAAATATGGTAGGTGTATAGGTACTAATAATTAAGGTATTCCGTTACTTTGCTGATTAGTATTAGGTAAGTTATAGTTTTACAATGGATTGGTATAATTTGCCGTATATCATTTTATGAATCCGTAGCAGTTTTTCGTAGTGTCAACTTAGTTTATACCTATGCCATGTAAAATATAGCACCATAGATATATTTCGTAGAAAACTTTTTAAAACGTAGGCAACtgttagggtctccccaaatatatcgacgcgcattcggcaaaagccgataggaaaaagctttatgtccgcgcaataagagcgaaaaaccggtcgacgcgtccggcgtcgtcggccgtcgcgagccgagccaaacgacgactttttcgctcttattgcgcggacataaagctttttcctatcgtattttgccgattccgcgtcgacatatcTAGGGGAACCCTTATGCTACAAACGTAACACATAATCGTATTCCATTTGCAATGCATTGTGGCATTTGGTCGATCGATTAAGTTCGTTGCTCCTACTTAGCCGGCAATCATCCAAAATCGAATGCCATGTTGCATCGTTTTTAGAAGCCTTTAAATACAAAAGCACCACCAACTAGATCCAGGAGTAGGTAGTTTTGTATtagtatttatattatttatttttattgttacataaaggGCACGGATGCAGCGGAGTTCAAGGCAAGCTATTTACGTAATTAAGCATGCCACCTATTTGTTTGCTTGCCAGAACTCTGTACAGAATGGTACCTAAGAAACAAATTATATTCAATTCGACTAAGGAGCTAACGCACTCAACACTCAACTCAACTAATTGGCTGATTTCTTCCACATAGAaagtaaaatgtatacatagaCGTAGTACCTATGTGTTGGTTGGACTCGAGTCCCATGAGTCCTCAGCTTCAAGACTCGACTCAATTTTTCAGACTCTTAAAATTCAAAAGAGTCTCGTAAAACGAGCCGAGTTCTTTAAATTCAGACTCAAAGGACTACAGTTCCTACCAACACTAATTTTATATCTTATAGACGGACTGTTACTTTAATGCACCTTAAAATAAGTTTAAACTTTTATTATGCCTTTGGTTTGCCGCACTTTttcaaatgtaggtacttacataatgGAACCTTTGAATATAGATAGGGAATAATTATATGTGTGTGTATATGGgttattatctatgaaaagggaccttattgttgatggcgcttacgccgcaccgCGTCGCGCGCCATTGTAtttgggtcaatttttgaagagggtgttttttcgacatttgtatggcaattttttatttttcaaaaatctgatttataatcataGTTTTAGGAAGGGtacttaacaacaaaaaatttactgtaggaggcacctctgtactttttatagttagctagatatgaatgtttaaagatcgacatttgtatgacactatttagccatttgtaaggcgcttttgacatgtataaggcattttttcgacattatatggcagtatcaacatgtatatgccactatttattatatttgttgcatttataagaccctgacgacatttgtataacaccttctcgacatctgtatggcactatgtcgacatttgtatgccacaatcgacatttatacggtcaaaatagccgtataaatgtcgccatacaaatgtcgcgacatgtcgccaataatattttttagcgatatttcctacacaatacaaccgattcacttatttattttactatatattttaacactatatttgcaactattattataaaataaacatttttattccaactatgtaccaacgtattaagcgtccatacaaatgtcattgtagtcgtaccaaaatatatcgaaagagatttttatctgtttttaaataaattaaactgtttccgggtctacatttgatgtcaatcgatgcccaactaaccgcactattgcgtcgtaatattaatctaaccgttattcaatagacaaagtagattatagggggtatatttaaatcataacaaaacaggtgccgcgcgggacagcgataaatggcttcccttgttttattaaataacgcattaatttatcaatatgattaaatcaattctatagaaaatgctctttatagaaatacaaagttgtttataatacgttgcctacatccaaagttatgattttttttattgcgctatgccgccactgggacacgcgaaaaacggcaaatttcgccgtttttggaacttcaaatgcgattttgtcaggaacaaataatattttaggtacagttgtgcatgatttttaaagcttataatacactgaatgaaaatatatacatacccagtcttttagtcctatggacttcgagttttagccgtgggacagcaaaaaatgcctatttgaaaattgacccattTACATCGGAGCATAGTTATggtgtaagcgccatcgacaataaggtcccttttcattgataacgtcacatatggaCTCGTGTCCATCATGCGATTTTATTCTAACTCATTGCATTCCCTCAGGGCACGGAAGCGGAGCCGTTCATAAGCAAGCTGCGCAAGGGCAACACTGCGAGCAACGCAGCGCCCGCCAAGGCAAAGCCCTTGAACAGCAGCTGGAGGCAGAAGCATGAGGAGTTCATCCAGGCCATCCGAGCTGCGAAGCAGGTGCAGCAGCATCTAGCTGCTGGAGGTAAGggtctatactctgtatctttaggtatttaaataatttgtacattttcgggtagttataacatttacggccacttgcaccatcccactaacccggggttaagcggttaaaccgttaacccagcgtcaaattgtactggtaaccattgcGACTCCAGGtataaccagttaaccccgggtaagtggaatggtgcaagtgggccttattggttaaacaaccaaatacaaaaccgcctggatttgtcactgaacgacctgacgttaccctacattatttgatcgtgtaatgttttcatctaccctcaactagcTTAAGGAGCAATTTGAGggtatattttgtttacatttatttaaatacctaaagatacagatatGGGTGCAATAGTTTACATCAACTTCACCACTAAAAATTGATTTActgacccaaaaaaaaaaacataataataacagcAACCACCActtacttcttcaacttcacaACTTCATCACTTACATCAACTACCTATTCAagtgatttgttttttttttttttataccacatcggtggcaaacaagcatacggcccgcctgatggtaagcagtcaccgtagcctatgaacgcctgcaactccagaggtgttacatgcttGTTGACTCATCACAGCCATCAATTTCACGCGTAATGTGATCTGCCCCTTTTTAACTCCATGCTACAAGACCGGACTGTATTGCTACATTACCTCACTCAACCTTTTACTTGTAATGCTTTTAGCGATCCgcgtattaagtacctactcagcGAGTCATTACTTAATTTCTATGGCCTTTTCATCTTTCCAGGTAAACTAAGCGATCTCCCGCCACCCCCGCCTTCAGAGAACCCCGACTACGTGCAGTGCCCGCACTGCAACCGGCGCTTCAACCAGGCGGCGGCCGAACGCCACATCCCCAAGTGCGCCTCCTTCCAGTTCAACAAGCCTAAGCCCGGCCAGGCGAAGCCGAGCAACTCCAGACGGCGGTAACACAGCCGGGGAACTTAGGCTGACTATGGAACTTATGGACGGTTATTTCAAACCGCGTGATTAtaaactatagtaaaccttCTAACTTTGGATAATCGGGTCCAAAACAGGACCTTAACAAGTTTAGCCGATAACACGCCTGGATTACTACttgacttttaaaatacaaacgttACTGACGGACACTACTTTAGAGATTTTTTGTCGCAAAATTCTAACAAAGAATTAACAACAAATaattgatttgtatttttagcTTGCCCTAAAGGACATTCGATCTCAAGCACAATGTCACCTATTCCAGAAAAATAACAATGAATTAAcgaattgtatttttcttttgcaATATTTAGCGTATACTCCAGTATTGGATTAAAACCTGTTTTCTTCACTTTTATTATTAATTCTGAAGTTTCAGGACAAATGTGTTAAGAACACTTTAGGTACCTACGACACAAAGGAGATACCTTTTTAACATACAATATAACATGTCTTTATAAAACCGGGCATGAAAACTTAAAATATTAGAGAtcaatttagatatttaaaattcctaattattattaaattttgcCATACGAATATTGGTACCTAATATTTAAGAGGAATTTTGAAAATCTCGACGATTATTTTTAGCCATTAGTGAgatttttataatgttttttgGCCTTGATACAGTCGTGATGTGATGTGACCAAATGTAATTGTTTCAAAATGTGTTACATATTATGTTGTGCAGACTGTACATGAAAATTATGCTTTTATGTTAACATACTGTTATAGACCtattaaaatatactttattaatttaaagtttttataCAAACCACAAATCCTTGTTTAAAGAAAAATCCGCTCCTAATTCAAAACACTACCACATGCTCCAGGAACCATAAAACTTGCATTGACCCTTTTCCAGGCCTCACCAACCTAAAAGtttttccaaaaatccaaatataCCTATTCCaatccaaatatttatttaaaatccaatatccagctttgatgattcatttgaagacaagtcaAATTTCCCGAAAGCGCAATCTAATTTAAATCTTAaatcggaatgctaaagttgaaattctagtggcgcgtatgtggtcgataaatgGTACTACCTATGCCTGGAAAAGGCTTAAACCATCACATAGAGAAATAGTGGTAATAATTTTGAAGTTGAAGAACGGTTTCATAATaaatgatcatcatcatcatcatcatcatctcagccataagacgtacactgctgaacatatgccTCCCCCTTCAATAAATGATAACCAGAAATAAATTTCTAGCATTATAACTTCAGGTAGTGGAGAGCGGGATtaaacgtgccgattttcataaaatacaaatttgataTATGAAAACAGTCTGAATAAGGTATGTGGGttgcgctatattaaataatgattatttgcgtttctgagtagcgatattattttgtgcatcgttaaacagtttttttaccagaaTTTTTTTATGAGATAGGTCGGAACGGAACAACTAACCCCGCTATGGAGCGGGTTGTTCCGTTGttaaaatttataacttatccgtcaaatatttaaatctcagttcacacacgctaaaagagtattttgcagttcgtcgaaatataagataatttgttgtgtactatcaacagatagtaaaaaaaatccaaagcaaaaatgtgattatccgtggtgttcgttgtgccctcgtttttgatttattttccataactactattctactataatggaagcaacgaaaacggctcctgcaaccgcatagtggtctgacttttcgcgacaaacatcatacgaatcgctccatggtttacttgcgttcctattcccatcggatcaacttacctccggcacgtttaaccccgctctcccctacaacAAACTTTTGTTTCTCTATGTGCGATGATAATTTATCATCATTAGTATCCAAGGGCTAGTAATAAGACAACAGATAATGCTCATACTATATTTTGAAACGGtacaaaaatgaaatgcaaccAAAACGCCGCGCGTACACTGCGGCCAGCGATTGAACTCTCTCGTCGAAGTTACTCGGCGCTCTTGGGCACGAAGGAGAGCAGCACCGACGACTTCGCGGGCACGAGGACGTCGTCGCTGTCCACTGGCTTGTTGGTCGCGTAACTGCAAGAGGAGATCAGGTATAGAAAACCATATGCGAGTCGAAACGAATGGAATCGCGAATATGTGGACGC
Above is a window of Cydia fagiglandana chromosome 18, ilCydFagi1.1, whole genome shotgun sequence DNA encoding:
- the LOC134673306 gene encoding uncharacterized protein LOC134673306 isoform X1, which produces MAMETRDMSRSLDNVHWWEPEHWKTKKLRSTSSLSLEGADPADIRNGWLTLPDPKARFQQKQMQERELKIASLYEAQQARALTRVRHSPSDSLVRRSPSESLSSPPQPLHQLMIFQVRQMFEERRTKGIDKSYPLQPIQNTERSRKPLPNGFAKVSSTRVQNVQNGTEHRQNGTRTTNRVTEKKNMAHTSISSQSMKKHHVKTEEIVNRSGDLNHNHQPDLNAVKEALISNGLVHEVDELDGGGNMLEDETFPEALAPVTPRDEPPARPPRRSPTTKTTPSTTATKPKPAAAPAAPPRRTPSGNASESKTQGSMASRGPKTVGSSAIRSTPGSSSQVKRVSAASSSTAGAGVPCSVCGRRFAEDRLAKHEGICRKAQTKKRKPFDALKHRLAGTEAEPFISKLRKGNTASNAAPAKAKPLNSSWRQKHEEFIQAIRAAKQVQQHLAAGGKLSDLPPPPPSENPDYVQCPHCNRRFNQAAAERHIPKCASFQFNKPKPGQAKPSNSRRR
- the LOC134673306 gene encoding uncharacterized protein LOC134673306 isoform X2 — protein: MEKGGSKLMQMQARFQQKQMQERELKIASLYEAQQARALTRVRHSPSDSLVRRSPSESLSSPPQPLHQLMIFQVRQMFEERRTKGIDKSYPLQPIQNTERSRKPLPNGFAKVSSTRVQNVQNGTEHRQNGTRTTNRVTEKKNMAHTSISSQSMKKHHVKTEEIVNRSGDLNHNHQPDLNAVKEALISNGLVHEVDELDGGGNMLEDETFPEALAPVTPRDEPPARPPRRSPTTKTTPSTTATKPKPAAAPAAPPRRTPSGNASESKTQGSMASRGPKTVGSSAIRSTPGSSSQVKRVSAASSSTAGAGVPCSVCGRRFAEDRLAKHEGICRKAQTKKRKPFDALKHRLAGTEAEPFISKLRKGNTASNAAPAKAKPLNSSWRQKHEEFIQAIRAAKQVQQHLAAGGKLSDLPPPPPSENPDYVQCPHCNRRFNQAAAERHIPKCASFQFNKPKPGQAKPSNSRRR